One Panicum virgatum strain AP13 chromosome 9K, P.virgatum_v5, whole genome shotgun sequence genomic region harbors:
- the LOC120649228 gene encoding non-specific phospholipase C1-like has product MAAAARAGRRGGPEARLLVALLLLALVVSGHCLDAHHRGLKRRRRKHEIHSPIKTVVVVVMENRSFDHILGWLRRTRPDIDGLTGRESNHLNASDPSSPEIFVTDEAGYVDSDPGHGFEDIREQIFGSADTSAVPPPMSGFAQNARGMGLGMAQNVMSGFKPEAIPVYASLADEFAVFDRWFASVPTSTQPNRLFVHSATSHGLTFNCRKDLIHGFPQKTIFDSLEENGLSFGIYYQNIPATLFYQSLRRLKHLVKFHQYSLKFKLHAKWGKLPNYVVIEQRYFDCEMFPANDDHPSHDVARGQRFVKEVYETLRASPQWNETALIITYDEHGGFYDHVPTPVVGVPQPDGIVGPDPYYFKFERLGVRVPSFLISPWIEKGTVIHEPNGPQESSQYEHSSIPATVKKLFNLHSNFLTKRDAWAGTFENYFKIRKTPRTDCPEKLPEVTKSLRPFGPKEDSSLTEFQVELIQLASQLNGDHVLNTYPDIGRTMTVGEANRYAEDAVARFLEAGRIALRAGANESALVTMRPALTSRASMSSGLSSEL; this is encoded by the exons atggccgccgccgcccgcgcgggccgccgcggcggacccGAGGCGCGCCTCCTCGTGGCGCTCCTCCTGCTCGCGCTGGTCGTCTCCGGCCACTGCCTGGACGCGCACCACCGCGGGctgaagcgccgccgccggaagcaCGAGATCCACTCCCCGATCAAGACGGTGGTGGTCGTCGTGATGGAAAACCGCAGCTTCGACCACATCCTCGGCTGGCTCCGCCGCACCCGCCCCGATATCGACGGCCTCACCGGCCGCGAGTCCAACCACCTCAACGCCTCCGACCCCTCCTCCCCGGAGATCTTCGTCACCGACGAGGCCGGCTACGTCGACTCCGACCCGGGCCACGGCTTCGAGGACATCCGCGAGCAGATCTTCGGGTCCGCCGAcacctccgccgtgccgcccccCATGTCAGGCTTCGCCCAGAACGCGCGCGGGATGGGCCTCGGCATGGCGCAGAACGTCATGAGCGGATTCAAGCCCGAGGCCATCCCCGTCTACGCCTCCCTCGCCGATGAGTTCGCCGTATTCGATCGGTGGTTCGCCTCCGTGCCCACCTCCACGCAGCCCAACCGCCTGTTCGTCCACTCAGCGACCTCCCACGGCCTCACCTTCAACTGCCGGAAGGACCTCATCCACGGCTTCCCGCAGAAGACCATCTTTGATAGCCTCGAGGAGAACGGCTTGTCCTTTGGCATCTACTACCAGAACATCCCGGCCACGCTCTTCTACCAGAGCCTCCGCCGGCTCAAGCACCTTGTCAAATTCCACCAGTACAGCCTCAAATTCAAGCTGCACGCCAAGTGGGGAAAGCTGCCCAACTATGTGGTGATTGAGCAGAGGTACTTTGATTGCGAGATGTTTCCCGCAAACGATGACCATCCGTCGCATGATGTGGCAAGGGGCCAGAGGTTTGTCAAAGAGGTGTATGAGACACTGAGGGCCAGTCCTCAGTGGAACGAGACCGCCCTGATTATCACATACGATGAGCATGGTGGATTCTATGACCATGTTCCTACACCGGTTGTCGGAGTGCCCCAGCCTGATGGAATTGTTGGACCTGATCCCTACTACTTCAAGTTTGAACGGCTTGGGGTGCGCGTGCCCAGCTTCCTCATCTCGCCGTGGATTGAGAAAGGAACTG TGATCCATGAACCAAATGGTCCACAAGAAAGCTCACAATATGAGCATTCGTCCATTCCTGCAACAGTAAAGAAGCTATTTAATTTACACTCTAACTTCCTGACAAAGAGAGATGCATGGGCTGGGACCTTCGAGAACTACTTCAAAATCCGGAAGACGCCAAGAACTGACTGTCCTG AGAAACTCCCAGAGGTTACAAAATCATTGCGACCATTTGGCCCTAAGGAAGATTCATCTCTGACGGAGTTTCAAGTGGAGTTGATTCAACTTGCGTCACAGCTTAATGGTGATCATGTACTAAACACGTACCCAGATATTGGCAGGACCATGACTGTCGGGGAAGCAAACCGCTACGCAGAGGATGCTGTTGCCAGATTTCTGGAAGCTGGTAGGATTGCTCTAAGAGCTGGTGCAAATGAATCTGCTTTGGTGACAATGAGGCCTGCTCTCACCAGCAGGGCCTCAATGTCCTCTGGTTTGTCATCAGAGCTCTAA